From Streptomyces sp. CMB-StM0423, a single genomic window includes:
- a CDS encoding branched-chain amino acid ABC transporter substrate-binding protein, with protein sequence MRHRSLLILTTAVTAGALTLSACGSRDDDSEDGGGGDGTTVVIGLDAPLTGDLSALGIGIQNSAELAVKTANENEEVKGVTFELEPLDDVAQAQQGQQNATKLVGNEDVMGVVGPLNSDVGQSMQKVFADADLAQVSPANTNPALTQGEEWQSGNKTRPFDTYFRVSTTDAIQGPYAAQYLFNEEKLKKVFVIDDKKTYGAGLAGTFADEFEKLGGKVVGTDHVNPDDKDFAAIATKVKNSGADFVYYGGEYPAGAPLAAQVKKAGAKIPTVGGDALFSAEYVALAKENAEGDMASSVGAPLTELDTAKEFIKNYEAAGYEDAFEAYGGYSYDSAWAIIQAVKTVVEDNDGELPGDADEARKAITEAMNDVSFEGVTGSVGFDEFGDTTNKQLSLYQVKDGEHVPLTSGEFEG encoded by the coding sequence GTGCGTCACCGTTCCTTGCTCATACTCACCACTGCGGTCACCGCAGGGGCTCTCACGCTGTCTGCTTGCGGTTCCCGCGACGACGACAGCGAAGACGGGGGCGGTGGCGACGGAACGACCGTCGTTATCGGCCTCGACGCGCCGCTGACGGGTGACCTCTCCGCCCTGGGCATCGGCATCCAGAACTCCGCCGAGCTCGCCGTGAAGACGGCCAACGAGAACGAGGAGGTCAAGGGCGTCACGTTCGAGCTCGAGCCCCTCGACGACGTCGCGCAGGCCCAGCAGGGCCAGCAGAACGCCACCAAGCTCGTCGGCAACGAGGACGTCATGGGCGTCGTCGGCCCGCTCAACTCCGACGTCGGCCAGTCCATGCAGAAGGTCTTCGCCGACGCCGACCTGGCCCAGGTCTCGCCCGCCAACACCAACCCCGCCCTGACCCAGGGCGAGGAGTGGCAGTCCGGCAACAAGACGCGGCCGTTCGACACGTACTTCCGCGTGTCCACCACCGACGCGATCCAGGGCCCGTACGCGGCGCAGTACCTCTTCAACGAGGAGAAGCTGAAGAAGGTCTTCGTCATCGACGACAAGAAGACCTACGGCGCCGGCCTCGCCGGCACCTTCGCCGACGAGTTCGAGAAGCTCGGCGGCAAGGTCGTCGGGACCGACCACGTCAACCCCGACGACAAGGACTTCGCGGCCATCGCCACGAAGGTCAAGAACTCCGGCGCCGACTTCGTCTACTACGGCGGCGAGTACCCGGCCGGCGCCCCGCTGGCCGCCCAGGTCAAGAAGGCCGGGGCCAAGATCCCGACCGTCGGCGGCGACGCGCTGTTCAGCGCCGAGTACGTGGCCCTGGCCAAGGAGAACGCCGAGGGCGACATGGCCAGCTCCGTCGGCGCCCCGCTGACCGAGCTGGACACCGCCAAGGAGTTCATCAAGAACTACGAGGCGGCCGGCTACGAGGACGCCTTCGAGGCGTACGGCGGCTACTCCTACGACTCCGCCTGGGCCATCATCCAGGCCGTGAAGACCGTCGTCGAGGACAACGACGGCGAGCTGCCCGGTGACGCGGACGAGGCCCGCAAGGCCATCACCGAGGCCATGAACGACGTTTCCTTCGAGGGCGTGACCGGCAGCGTCGGCTTCGACGAGTTCGGCGACACCACGAACAAGCAACTGTCGCTGTACCAGGTCAAGGACGGCGAGCACGTGCCGCTGACCAGCGGCGAGTTCGAAGGCTGA
- a CDS encoding branched-chain amino acid ABC transporter permease produces MNDLPQQLANGLLLGALYGLIAIGYTMVYGIVQLINFAHGEIFMIGGFGALTMWLWMPNGTSLLVALPLMILMAVICSVLVGVGAERFAYRPLRGAPRLAPLITAIGLSIALQQAIWAWYPEATKSRPFPEFSGPRIDFGAFTIERGELYLLIAAPVCMIALGFFVSKTRTGRAMQATSQDPDTAKLMGINTDRIIVMAFAIGAAFAAIAAIAHGLRYGEVNFKMGFIAGLKAFTAAVLGGIGNIYGAMIGGVVLGLSEAMATAYIADIPGMEQLGGGAWKDVWAFVLLILVLLLRPQGLLGERVADRA; encoded by the coding sequence GTGAACGATCTGCCGCAGCAACTTGCCAACGGCCTGCTACTCGGCGCCTTGTACGGGCTCATAGCCATCGGCTACACGATGGTGTACGGCATCGTCCAGCTCATCAACTTCGCCCACGGCGAGATATTCATGATCGGCGGCTTCGGCGCCCTGACGATGTGGCTGTGGATGCCGAACGGCACCAGCCTGCTCGTCGCCCTGCCGCTGATGATCCTCATGGCCGTCATCTGCTCCGTGCTCGTCGGCGTCGGCGCGGAACGCTTCGCCTACCGCCCCTTGCGCGGCGCACCCCGCCTCGCCCCTCTTATCACCGCGATCGGCCTGTCCATCGCCCTCCAGCAGGCCATCTGGGCCTGGTACCCCGAAGCCACGAAGTCGCGGCCCTTCCCCGAGTTCTCCGGCCCGCGCATCGACTTCGGCGCGTTCACCATCGAACGCGGCGAGCTCTACCTGCTCATCGCCGCCCCCGTGTGCATGATCGCCCTCGGCTTCTTCGTCTCCAAGACCCGCACCGGCCGCGCCATGCAGGCCACGTCGCAGGACCCGGACACGGCCAAGCTCATGGGCATCAACACCGACCGCATCATCGTCATGGCCTTCGCCATCGGCGCCGCCTTCGCGGCCATCGCGGCCATCGCCCACGGCCTCCGCTACGGCGAGGTCAACTTCAAGATGGGCTTCATCGCCGGCCTCAAGGCATTCACCGCCGCCGTCCTCGGCGGCATCGGCAACATCTACGGCGCCATGATCGGCGGCGTAGTCCTCGGGCTCTCCGAGGCCATGGCCACCGCCTACATCGCCGACATCCCCGGCATGGAGCAGCTCGGCGGCGGTGCGTGGAAGGACGTCTGGGCGTTCGTCCTGCTCATTCTCGTACTGCTCTTGCGGCCCCAGGGCCTCTTGGGCGAACGCGTCGCGGATCGGGCGTGA
- a CDS encoding branched-chain amino acid ABC transporter permease — protein MTTLEKNTPSAAGGALPLPPGPARLLAYAGAFGTFVSTFLSWTYTEEFPGNLTVYGYPGGLQLLTLTGALLTLLFLLSGSGLRGLRWLTPGGANSAVRLLALGTLGVTGYTFGAIVKNLGGLINVDPGGYVAVAMALIAVIGTLGLPSDVPVDAEDPPANPWAQLVHSLKAPVPGRVRDLPGWVEIVIISAAFALGLYVFTFGIDTDYAELFIGYMVLVSFAFPAVGRAGLTRQLGQLTAKHRNVTVTAAFVAAFAFPFTQSNDAYASIGTNILIFATVALGLNVVVGLAGLLDLGYVAFLGVGAYTAALVSGAPTSSIGVTFPFWAAVLTGAAASLVFGVLIGAPTLRLRGDYLAIVTLGFGEIFRIGVQNLDGDSGPDVTNGPNGIPNIPELEIFGFNLGEEHTILGQELGRFSNYFLLMLLFTVVIVTIFRRADQSRIGRAWVAIREDETAARAMGINAFRLKLLAFALGATLAGMAGTVQAHVTYTVTPTQYKFVEAVPPNSAFLLAAVILGGMGTVSGPLIGASLLYLIPAKLQFVQEYQLLLFGVALVLLMRFRPEGLIADRRKQLEFHDTGQLDVPKEDTDLGKKVGV, from the coding sequence ATGACCACCCTGGAGAAGAACACCCCATCCGCCGCGGGCGGCGCGCTGCCCCTGCCGCCGGGCCCCGCCCGGCTGCTCGCCTACGCCGGCGCCTTCGGCACCTTCGTCTCGACCTTCCTCTCGTGGACCTACACGGAGGAGTTCCCGGGCAACCTCACCGTCTACGGCTACCCCGGCGGGCTGCAGCTCCTGACGCTCACCGGCGCCCTGCTCACCCTGCTGTTCCTGCTCTCCGGCAGCGGCCTGCGCGGACTGCGCTGGCTCACCCCCGGCGGCGCCAACAGCGCGGTACGGCTGCTCGCGCTCGGCACCCTCGGTGTCACCGGCTACACCTTCGGCGCCATCGTCAAGAACCTCGGCGGCCTGATCAACGTCGACCCCGGCGGCTACGTCGCCGTCGCGATGGCCCTGATCGCCGTCATCGGCACGCTCGGGCTGCCGTCGGACGTCCCCGTGGACGCCGAGGACCCGCCCGCCAACCCCTGGGCGCAACTGGTGCACTCGCTGAAGGCGCCGGTCCCGGGGCGGGTGCGGGACCTGCCGGGCTGGGTGGAGATCGTCATCATCTCCGCCGCCTTCGCCCTCGGCCTGTACGTCTTCACGTTCGGCATCGACACCGACTACGCCGAACTCTTCATCGGCTACATGGTGCTCGTCTCCTTCGCGTTCCCCGCCGTGGGCCGCGCGGGCCTCACCCGGCAACTGGGCCAGCTCACCGCCAAGCACCGGAACGTGACCGTGACCGCGGCCTTCGTCGCCGCGTTCGCCTTCCCGTTCACCCAGAGCAACGACGCCTACGCCAGCATCGGCACCAACATCCTCATCTTCGCCACCGTGGCGCTCGGCCTCAACGTCGTCGTCGGCCTGGCGGGCCTGCTCGACCTCGGCTACGTCGCCTTCCTCGGCGTCGGCGCGTACACCGCCGCCCTGGTCTCCGGCGCACCCACCTCCAGCATCGGGGTCACCTTCCCGTTCTGGGCGGCCGTGCTCACCGGCGCCGCGGCGTCGCTCGTCTTCGGCGTGCTCATCGGCGCCCCGACCCTGCGGCTGCGCGGCGACTACCTCGCCATCGTCACCCTCGGGTTCGGCGAGATCTTCCGCATCGGCGTGCAGAACCTCGACGGCGACTCCGGGCCCGACGTCACCAACGGCCCCAACGGCATCCCGAACATCCCGGAGCTGGAGATCTTCGGCTTCAACCTCGGCGAGGAGCACACCATCCTCGGCCAGGAGCTGGGCAGGTTCTCCAACTACTTCCTGCTCATGCTGCTGTTCACCGTCGTGATCGTCACGATCTTCCGGCGCGCGGACCAGTCGCGCATCGGCCGTGCCTGGGTCGCCATCCGCGAGGACGAGACCGCCGCCCGCGCCATGGGCATCAACGCCTTCCGGCTCAAGCTCCTCGCGTTCGCGCTCGGCGCCACCCTGGCCGGCATGGCGGGCACCGTACAGGCGCACGTGACGTACACCGTCACGCCGACCCAGTACAAGTTCGTCGAAGCCGTGCCGCCGAACTCCGCGTTCCTGCTGGCGGCCGTCATCCTCGGCGGCATGGGCACCGTCAGCGGCCCGCTCATCGGCGCATCGCTGCTCTACCTGATCCCCGCCAAGCTGCAGTTCGTCCAGGAATACCAACTGCTGCTCTTCGGCGTGGCGCTGGTCCTCCTCATGCGCTTCCGTCCGGAAGGACTCATCGCCGACCGCCGGAAGCAGCTCGAGTTCCACGACACCGGGCAGTTGGACGTGCCCAAGGAAGATACCGACCTCGGCAAGAAGGTGGGGGTGTGA
- a CDS encoding ABC transporter ATP-binding protein, translated as MVSDTVPAKGPGGGTVLDARGVTMRFGGLTAVRNVDLTVDQGEIVGLIGPNGAGKTTFFNCMTGLYIPTEGTVRYKGTVLPHRSHRVTEAGIARTFQNIRLFANMTVLENVLVGRHTRTHEGLWSALLRNPGFKRAERASEARAMELLEFTGLAAKRDHLARNLPYGEQRKLEIARALASEPGLLLLDEPTAGMNPQETRATRELVFAIREQGISVLVIEHDMRFIFGLCDRVAVLVQGEKLVEGTPEVVQSDERVVAAYLGTPYEGVPEDEAADEVAAAEDAVAKNTGSTSAPQTSKEGDA; from the coding sequence ATGGTCAGCGATACCGTCCCCGCCAAGGGACCGGGCGGCGGGACCGTCCTGGACGCCCGCGGCGTCACCATGCGCTTCGGCGGCCTCACCGCCGTACGCAACGTCGACCTCACCGTCGACCAAGGCGAGATCGTCGGGCTCATCGGCCCCAACGGCGCCGGCAAGACCACCTTCTTCAACTGCATGACCGGGCTCTACATCCCCACCGAGGGCACGGTCAGATACAAGGGCACGGTCCTGCCGCACCGCTCCCACCGCGTCACCGAGGCGGGCATCGCCCGTACCTTCCAGAACATCCGTCTCTTCGCCAACATGACGGTCCTGGAAAACGTCCTCGTCGGCCGGCACACCCGCACCCACGAAGGGCTGTGGTCCGCGCTGCTGCGCAACCCCGGCTTCAAACGGGCGGAGCGGGCGTCGGAAGCGCGCGCCATGGAACTGCTGGAGTTCACCGGGCTGGCCGCCAAGCGCGACCACCTCGCCCGCAACCTCCCCTACGGCGAACAGCGCAAGCTGGAGATCGCCCGGGCGCTGGCGAGCGAACCGGGGCTGCTGCTCCTCGACGAGCCCACCGCGGGCATGAACCCGCAGGAGACCCGGGCCACCCGCGAGCTGGTCTTCGCGATCCGCGAGCAGGGCATCTCGGTGCTCGTCATCGAGCACGACATGCGGTTCATCTTCGGCCTCTGCGACCGCGTCGCCGTCCTCGTCCAGGGCGAGAAGCTGGTCGAGGGCACCCCGGAGGTCGTCCAGAGCGACGAACGCGTCGTGGCCGCGTACCTCGGGACCCCCTACGAGGGCGTCCCCGAGGACGAGGCCGCCGACGAGGTCGCCGCCGCCGAGGACGCGGTCGCCAAGAACACCGGGAGCACCAGCGCCCCCCAGACGAGCAAGGAGGGCGACGCGTGA
- a CDS encoding ABC transporter ATP-binding protein produces the protein MTALLQVDDLKVAYGKIEAVKGISFSVQSGEVVTLIGTNGAGKTTTLRTLSGLLKPSGGKIFFDGTPLNGVGAHKIVAMGLAHSPEGRRLFPRLTITENLQLGAFLRKDAAGIEQDIKMCYELFPILGERRKQAAGTLSGGEQQMLAMGRALMSRPKLLMLDEPSMGLSPIMMQKIMETIRELKAQGTTILLVEQNAQAALSIADHGHVMEVGKVVLSGTGEELLHDESVRKAYLGED, from the coding sequence GTGACCGCGCTACTGCAGGTCGACGACCTGAAGGTCGCCTACGGCAAGATCGAAGCCGTCAAGGGCATCTCGTTCAGCGTCCAGAGCGGCGAGGTCGTCACCCTCATCGGCACCAACGGCGCCGGCAAGACCACGACCCTGCGCACCCTCTCCGGACTGCTGAAGCCCTCCGGCGGCAAGATCTTCTTCGACGGCACGCCGCTCAACGGCGTCGGCGCCCACAAGATCGTCGCCATGGGCCTCGCCCACTCCCCGGAGGGCCGCCGGCTCTTCCCCCGCCTCACCATCACCGAGAACCTCCAACTCGGCGCCTTCCTCCGGAAGGACGCGGCGGGCATCGAGCAGGACATCAAGATGTGCTACGAGCTGTTCCCCATCCTCGGCGAACGGCGCAAGCAGGCAGCCGGCACCCTGTCCGGCGGCGAGCAGCAGATGCTCGCCATGGGCAGGGCCCTGATGTCCCGGCCCAAGCTGCTCATGCTCGACGAGCCCTCCATGGGCCTCTCGCCGATCATGATGCAGAAGATCATGGAGACGATCCGGGAGCTGAAGGCCCAGGGCACCACCATCCTGCTCGTCGAGCAGAACGCCCAGGCCGCGCTCTCCATCGCCGACCACGGTCACGTGATGGAGGTCGGCAAGGTCGTCCTGTCGGGCACCGGAGAGGAACTGCTGCACGACGAGTCCGTGCGCAAGGCGTACCTCGGCGAAGACTGA
- a CDS encoding ANTAR domain-containing response regulator — protein sequence MSAPETPETPEDIAAASAGGDEHVPPLTTRVVIAEDEALIRLDLKEMLEEEGYTVVGEAGDGETAVQLAREMQPDLVILDVKMPVLDGISAAERIAADSIAPVLMLTAFSQRELVERARDAGAMAYLVKPFSKGDVVPAIEMAVSRYTELKTLEKEVVDLTQRLETRKLVDRAKSILQTEYGLSEPAAFRWIQKTSMDRRLSMQQVAEAVIEDDAEKKAKKKQG from the coding sequence GTGAGCGCCCCCGAGACCCCCGAAACCCCGGAGGACATCGCCGCCGCCAGCGCCGGAGGCGACGAGCACGTGCCGCCGCTGACCACGCGGGTCGTCATCGCGGAGGACGAGGCCCTCATCCGGCTCGATCTGAAGGAGATGCTGGAGGAGGAGGGGTACACCGTCGTCGGGGAGGCGGGGGACGGGGAGACCGCGGTGCAGTTGGCGCGGGAGATGCAGCCGGATCTGGTGATCCTGGATGTGAAGATGCCCGTGCTCGACGGGATCTCCGCCGCCGAGCGGATCGCCGCCGACTCCATCGCGCCGGTGCTCATGCTCACCGCGTTCTCCCAGCGCGAGCTGGTGGAGCGGGCGCGGGACGCGGGCGCCATGGCGTATCTGGTGAAGCCGTTCAGCAAGGGTGACGTGGTGCCGGCCATCGAGATGGCCGTCTCGCGCTACACGGAGCTGAAGACGCTGGAGAAGGAGGTCGTCGACCTCACGCAGCGGCTGGAGACGCGGAAGCTGGTGGACCGGGCGAAGAGCATCCTGCAGACCGAGTACGGGCTGTCGGAGCCGGCGGCGTTCCGGTGGATCCAGAAGACGTCGATGGACCGCCGGCTGTCGATGCAGCAGGTGGCCGAGGCCGTGATCGAGGACGACGCGGAGAAGAAGGCCAAGAAGAAGCAGGGTTAG
- a CDS encoding terminase gpP N-terminus-related DNA-binding protein, which produces MHTHGTDVRDRALALLHTGARNADVARNLGIPVGTVGYWLHRDRARRGTLPGTPDRPCPRCDGRPLDDTAYAYLLGLYLGDGHIVRYSGHRVPSLVITCADAWPGLMRDCRRAMSAVFPHNKVCSVARTGCHNVKVYSRHLPCLFPQHGPGKKHKRRIAAEPWQQEILDRRPWPFIRGLIHSDGCRITNWTTRLVAGRRKRYEYPRYFFSNKSDDIRKLFTDALDRVGVEWSTLARGSDPFNVSVARRASVALMDAHVGPKY; this is translated from the coding sequence ATGCACACGCACGGCACGGATGTACGTGATCGGGCACTCGCCCTGCTGCACACAGGCGCGCGGAACGCCGACGTCGCCCGAAACCTCGGCATCCCCGTAGGGACCGTTGGCTACTGGCTCCACCGGGACCGGGCCAGGCGCGGGACGTTACCCGGTACGCCGGACCGGCCGTGTCCGCGCTGCGACGGCCGGCCGCTGGACGACACGGCCTACGCCTACCTCCTGGGCCTCTACCTGGGCGACGGCCACATCGTCCGGTACTCCGGACACCGGGTTCCCAGCCTCGTGATCACCTGTGCCGACGCGTGGCCCGGCCTGATGCGCGACTGCCGCCGTGCGATGAGCGCCGTCTTCCCGCACAACAAGGTCTGCTCGGTCGCACGGACGGGCTGCCACAACGTGAAGGTCTACTCCCGGCATCTGCCATGCCTGTTCCCCCAGCACGGCCCCGGCAAGAAGCACAAGCGCCGGATCGCGGCCGAGCCATGGCAGCAGGAGATCCTCGACCGGCGTCCCTGGCCCTTCATCCGCGGGCTTATCCACTCGGACGGGTGCCGGATCACGAACTGGACGACCCGTCTCGTCGCCGGCAGGCGCAAGCGGTACGAGTACCCGCGCTACTTCTTCAGCAACAAGTCCGACGACATCCGCAAGCTGTTCACCGACGCCCTCGACCGGGTCGGTGTCGAGTGGTCGACCCTCGCCCGCGGCTCCGATCCGTTCAACGTCTCCGTCGCCAGGCGTGCTTCCGTCGCGCTCATGGACGCGCACGTCGGGCCGAAGTACTGA
- a CDS encoding lytic transglycosylase domain-containing protein encodes MEDEADDSGIPATVLDAYKQAESRLASTNPGCNLEWELLAAIGRVESGHARGGDVTADGTTRNPILGPVLNGNGFANITDTDGGEYDGDTTHDRAVGPMQFIPSTWATWGSDGNDDGERNPENVYDAALAAGRYLCAGGRDLSSQADLEAAILGYNQSESYLRTVLTWYDFYKEGGADSVPDGSGADPGDRSDGINTPTPSPSPPGSDRPGKGGGSGDDGKGGSKDEGKGGNSPSPGPTEPPPSGGGEDPDDPSPAPTIADLRVASPQSSTAYTGADFAERPKVRGVTSRGTGVSGKTVTFTISGQTGAVFAGGGKTASVTTNSSGYATAPVVEAGKLTGDFTIRATAGSGVSPVDFAAEVEASYGLARVGDAALTAAAGGEFGTVEAKVTYRGGPAVEAPVTAAMVTEAGEQNDKGPFFKDAEGNPVRKLNLTTDGNGTVKLPTIQAGDAAGTYLLRLTTSEGVTLTLELTVEQGAA; translated from the coding sequence CTGGAGGACGAGGCCGACGACTCCGGCATCCCGGCGACCGTTCTCGACGCGTACAAGCAGGCCGAGAGCCGGCTCGCGAGCACGAATCCCGGGTGCAACCTGGAGTGGGAGCTGCTGGCGGCCATAGGCCGGGTCGAGTCGGGGCACGCGCGCGGCGGTGACGTGACCGCGGACGGTACGACCCGGAATCCGATCCTCGGCCCCGTGCTGAACGGCAACGGCTTCGCCAACATCACGGACACCGACGGCGGCGAGTACGACGGGGACACCACCCACGACCGTGCCGTCGGCCCCATGCAGTTCATCCCCTCGACCTGGGCCACCTGGGGCAGCGACGGCAACGACGACGGCGAGCGGAATCCGGAAAACGTCTACGACGCGGCCCTGGCCGCCGGGCGCTATCTGTGCGCGGGCGGGCGTGATCTGTCCTCGCAGGCCGACCTGGAAGCCGCCATCCTCGGGTACAACCAGTCGGAGTCGTATCTCCGTACTGTTCTGACCTGGTACGACTTCTACAAGGAGGGCGGCGCCGACTCGGTGCCGGACGGCAGCGGCGCCGACCCGGGCGACCGCAGCGACGGCATCAACACGCCGACCCCCTCGCCGAGCCCGCCGGGAAGCGACCGGCCGGGCAAGGGCGGCGGCAGCGGCGACGACGGCAAGGGCGGCAGCAAGGACGAGGGCAAGGGCGGCAACAGCCCCAGCCCCGGCCCCACCGAACCGCCGCCGTCCGGCGGGGGCGAGGACCCCGACGACCCGTCGCCGGCACCGACCATCGCGGATCTGCGCGTGGCGAGCCCGCAGTCGTCCACCGCGTACACCGGCGCCGACTTCGCCGAGCGCCCGAAGGTGCGGGGCGTGACCTCGCGCGGCACCGGCGTGTCCGGCAAGACGGTGACGTTCACCATCAGCGGCCAGACCGGCGCCGTCTTCGCCGGTGGCGGGAAGACCGCGTCCGTGACCACCAACAGCTCGGGTTACGCGACGGCGCCCGTGGTCGAGGCGGGCAAGTTGACCGGGGACTTCACGATCCGCGCCACGGCGGGCAGCGGCGTGAGCCCGGTGGACTTCGCCGCCGAGGTGGAGGCGTCGTACGGGCTGGCCCGGGTCGGTGACGCGGCGCTGACGGCGGCGGCGGGCGGTGAGTTCGGCACCGTCGAGGCCAAGGTGACGTACCGGGGCGGCCCGGCCGTGGAGGCGCCGGTGACGGCGGCGATGGTCACGGAGGCCGGCGAGCAGAACGACAAGGGCCCGTTCTTCAAGGACGCGGAGGGCAACCCGGTCCGCAAGCTGAACCTGACCACGGACGGGAACGGCACGGTGAAGCTGCCGACGATTCAGGCGGGCGACGCGGCCGGGACGTACCTGCTGCGGCTGACGACGAGCGAGGGCGTGACACTGACGCTGGAGCTGACCGTCGAGCAGGGCGCCGCATAG